In Verrucomicrobiota bacterium, a genomic segment contains:
- a CDS encoding metallophosphoesterase has protein sequence MASMNRRFFAQTCALAAALPRVGATTPSPRDQDRRPSFRAPFSLDAERVRFTSSAFPQRVKCFMMADTHLFIDDERGEPYRRFSARMAKAYNQTKHFQTGAATHPNEAFVQGLALAKESGADLVALIGDIFSFPSEAAVEWTLARLAEAGLPFAYVAGNHDWHYEGMEGSLEELRQTWIERRLKPLYQGRHPLMSAVEVRGIRFLFLDNSHYEILPGQLEFFREQVRSGNPLALMVHIPLYAPGRSVGFGCGHPEWGAKSDRNFELERRPRWPEGGHTEATKQFHREVFAAPNLAGVFAGHIHRPSLDVVQGIPQFVMEANATGAFMTAEFIPESKT, from the coding sequence ATGGCCTCCATGAACCGAAGATTCTTCGCCCAGACTTGCGCTCTGGCCGCGGCCCTGCCGAGGGTGGGTGCGACGACGCCCTCTCCACGTGACCAGGACCGCCGGCCCTCGTTCCGCGCTCCCTTCTCGTTAGATGCCGAACGGGTGCGATTCACTTCCTCCGCCTTTCCCCAACGGGTGAAGTGCTTCATGATGGCGGATACTCATTTATTTATCGACGACGAGCGCGGCGAACCATATCGCAGGTTCAGCGCGCGCATGGCCAAGGCCTACAATCAAACCAAGCACTTTCAAACCGGGGCGGCCACGCATCCCAACGAGGCCTTCGTGCAAGGATTGGCGCTGGCCAAGGAAAGCGGCGCCGACTTGGTCGCTTTGATCGGCGATATCTTCAGTTTTCCCTCGGAGGCGGCGGTAGAATGGACCCTGGCCCGGCTCGCGGAAGCAGGACTGCCTTTCGCTTATGTGGCGGGGAATCATGACTGGCATTACGAAGGCATGGAGGGCTCATTGGAAGAGTTGCGCCAGACGTGGATCGAACGGCGGCTCAAGCCGCTCTACCAAGGCCGGCACCCGCTGATGAGCGCGGTCGAAGTTCGGGGAATCCGGTTTCTGTTCCTCGACAATTCCCACTACGAAATTCTCCCCGGCCAACTGGAGTTTTTTCGCGAGCAAGTCCGCTCCGGAAATCCCCTGGCCCTGATGGTTCACATTCCGCTGTATGCCCCGGGCCGTTCCGTCGGGTTTGGCTGCGGCCATCCCGAATGGGGCGCGAAGTCGGATCGAAACTTCGAACTGGAAAGGCGTCCGCGCTGGCCGGAGGGAGGCCATACCGAGGCCACGAAGCAGTTTCATCGCGAAGTTTTCGCGGCGCCGAATCTGGCGGGTGTTTTTGCGGGCCACATTCACCGGCCTTCGCTCGACGTGGTGCAGGGCATTCCCCAGTTCGTGATGGAGGCCAATGCGACCGGGGCGTTCATGACCGCGGAGTTCATCCCCGAATCGAAAACGTGA
- a CDS encoding beta-lactamase family protein, which translates to MQIPALVARAPALNSLLAGLLLAGPAGFSSLALAQTRSSRSSPPLRESAPAGAGMSKERLLRVDQALEKAIAEQRIPGAVALVARRGRIVYHKAFGLADHASRRPLKRDDIFRIASQTKAITATAVMILWEEGRFQLDDPVSKFIPEFKNAGVLNTFNEQDVTWTTTPAKKPITLRHLLTHTSGIGYGVIDGDARMRKIYAKAGVVDLFTTERITIAESVKRLAALPLHHHPGEKYTYSEGLDVLGYFIEVVSGLPFDVFLKTRLFDPLGMKDTAFYLPAEKASRLVTVQKPENGTWVRYPVTFYDPDYPIKGAKSFFSGGAGLCSTALDYATFLQMYLNGGELNGKRILSRTTVETIMRNQVGDLFGGGMKHYGLAFGVLTEKGQGRGGEGTAGTFDWGGYFNTQYFADPVEKTVGVLMKQTQGGADDTGWKFRLLVQQAIDD; encoded by the coding sequence ATGCAAATCCCCGCACTCGTGGCTCGCGCTCCTGCTCTGAATAGTTTGCTGGCCGGGCTTCTCCTCGCCGGTCCGGCCGGCTTTTCGTCCCTCGCTCTGGCTCAAACTCGCTCCTCCCGTTCTTCGCCGCCCCTGCGAGAATCCGCCCCCGCTGGCGCCGGCATGTCGAAGGAACGCCTGCTGCGCGTGGACCAGGCTCTGGAAAAGGCGATTGCCGAACAGCGCATTCCCGGGGCGGTCGCGCTCGTCGCGCGCCGTGGCCGCATCGTTTACCACAAAGCGTTCGGCCTGGCTGATCATGCCTCCAGGCGACCCTTGAAACGGGACGATATTTTCCGCATCGCATCCCAAACCAAGGCCATCACCGCCACGGCGGTCATGATTCTGTGGGAGGAGGGCCGGTTTCAGCTGGACGATCCTGTTTCGAAATTCATTCCCGAATTCAAGAATGCGGGTGTGCTCAACACCTTCAATGAGCAGGATGTCACCTGGACCACGACTCCGGCGAAGAAGCCCATCACCCTCCGCCACTTGCTGACTCACACGTCCGGGATCGGTTATGGAGTGATCGACGGAGATGCGCGCATGAGAAAAATCTACGCCAAGGCGGGCGTGGTCGATTTGTTCACCACCGAGCGCATCACGATTGCGGAAAGCGTGAAGAGGCTTGCCGCCCTGCCCCTCCACCACCATCCGGGAGAAAAGTACACTTACAGCGAAGGACTCGACGTGCTGGGCTATTTTATCGAGGTCGTTTCCGGACTGCCGTTCGACGTGTTTCTGAAGACCCGGCTTTTCGATCCGCTGGGCATGAAAGACACCGCGTTCTATCTGCCCGCAGAGAAAGCGAGCCGCTTGGTGACCGTGCAAAAACCGGAAAACGGGACCTGGGTGCGGTACCCGGTGACCTTTTATGACCCGGATTACCCGATCAAAGGCGCCAAGTCCTTCTTCTCGGGCGGCGCCGGCCTCTGCAGCACGGCTCTCGATTACGCCACCTTTCTGCAAATGTACCTCAACGGAGGTGAACTCAACGGCAAGCGCATCCTGAGCCGGACCACGGTAGAAACAATCATGCGCAATCAAGTGGGCGACTTGTTTGGCGGCGGGATGAAACATTACGGTTTGGCCTTTGGTGTGCTGACCGAAAAGGGACAAGGCCGGGGCGGGGAAGGCACCGCTGGCACGTTCGATTGGGGCGGATACTTCAACACCCAGTATTTTGCCGATCCGGTCGAGAAGACCGTCGGCGTGCTGATGAAACAAACTCAAGGGGGTGCCGATGATACCGGCTGGAAATTTCGTCTCCTGGTGCAGCAGGCCATCGACGATTGA